The Agrobacterium larrymoorei nucleotide sequence TCTTGACGGTCCAGATCTACCGTCACCGTCGATCCTGGCTCAAGACCAACATGGCGTGGACTTCATCATCGACACTGTTCGCGCGCATCCCGGCGAGATCACCATTTGTTCGCTGTCACCCACGACCAATCTGGCCATGGCTTTGCGCGAGGAACCGGACATCGCCGACAAAATTCAAGAGATCGTCGCCATGCTGGGCGCTTATTTCGAGGTCGGCAATATAACGCCCACGGCGGAGTTCAACTGCTACGTTGACCCGGAGGCTGCCGATATAGTGCTTAAATCCGGTGTGAAAACAACACTCCTTCCGCTGGATGTCACCCATCGAATGCTGTCGAACCGGGAGCGGCTCGATGCCATGCGAGCAGTCGGCAGTCGTTGCGGCGTGGCTCTTGCCGAAATGCTTGAATTCTCCGCGGCTTCTGACCTCAAGAAATACGGTTGGGAAGGCGCACCTCTCCATGGCTTATGCGTGTCAGCCTTCATGGCCGCGCCGCAGCTTTTTTCTGGGCGAGATGTCATTGTTTCCGTCGAACTGGCAGGCACGCTGACAACGGGAATGACAGTCGTCGATTGGTGGCAGATCACCAACAGACCGAAGAATGCCTTTTACGTAAGAGACTGTGTTGCATCCGATAGCTACCGACTTCTCAATCAGTCCTTGGCAAATCTACCATGACCCAAAAAACGCGTTGGACGCGGGAGTAAATAGGACGGCCTTTGAATAAGTTTCACGTTTAATTGCTGAAATAGGCATGACATTAAAAAAGGGAACGAAAATGAAAAATAATACTGGGATGATGACAACAATAAACCGTCGCACCTTTCTCCAAGGCAGTGCTGGTGCCGTTGCCATGGGCGTGGCCCTAAGCGCAATTCCTGATTTTGCAGGCGCCGCAGAAGGGCTCGTTGCGCTGGTGCATACACAGGCCGCGGGCGATAATGGTCCTGTCGATCAGATGATTGCAAAATTGAAACAACTCTCGCAGGAAAAGGGTTTCGAGCATCGCGCCATTTACGCGCAGGACCCTGCAACCTATGAGGCGATTTTCCGAACACTCGGTGACGCTGGCGCCGCAATTGTTATTTCCACCTTTAACGGCGTTTCCGAACCTTTCAAAGCGCTTGCACCATCATATCCACAAACCAAATGGATCCAGCTTTTCGGCGATGCCTTCAATCCGCCTATCGCCAATGTGGTCACGGTATCCTACGATTATCATCTGGGCTGTTATCTCTCCGGCGTCTTTGCCGCCCACATCACAACATCAGGTAAAATTGGCTACGTCGGGGGCGTGTCGTTGCCGCAACTAAATGCGGATTTCAATGCATTGAAAGCCGGCGCACTATCCGTACGCCCCGAAGCCAATGTAACCAGCGCCTTTGCCGGATCGTTTCAAGACCCGGCTAAGGGTCAGGAAATTGCGACGCAGATGTACAACAGCGGCATCGACTACATTCAGACCGACGCTGCTGCAACTGACAGCGGCATAATCGCTGCGGCCAATGAAAAAGACGGGCGTTTGGTCAGCTCTATCTCTCCTTCCCAATATGCACTTGGACCGAAATCCGTCGTCTCAATCGTCAGCCTCGATTTCGGCGTCTCGCTCTATAACGAAATCTCGAAGGCGTTGACGTCTGGGTGGAAGGGTGGCACGCATGAGAAAACTGGACTGGGCAATGGCGTAATCGACTTTATCGCCTCACCGGTATTTGCTGAACAAAGCGCCGGCGAACTTGCGCAAAAAGCCAAAGCGGCGATGCTCGAAGTGGAAAAGGTTCGTGCGGGAATCCTCGACGGTTCGATCGTCGTTCCTTTCAACACGACGATCTAGCGTATCGGTTAAAGAGGGAGAGCATTTGCTTTCGAGCCGGATCTGAAGACCATGGTAAAGAGACATGACAGTTTTTGAATAATATGGTAACGATACCTCGCCACCAAACGGCACAATTTGCCTAACGCGGATTTCAAGAAACATCCGCTTTCGGAGAAACAGTATGGAAATTGGTGTTTTCATTCCAATCGGAAACAATGGCTGGCTGCCGAATTGTTTCACTGTCGTTCGTCTCGCTTGCTTCCGTCATGGCATGGCCCCTCTCAACCGATGATGAGGAGGCAATGTGCCAGAACGGCGCTTGCGAAAATCGACCTAAATCTGCTTCTGAGACTGTCCCGTATTGTTGATTTCCACTGAGAGCTGACCCGGCAGTGGAGTGAACCCCTCGGGCTGGACCACGGGACCCAGAAAAACTGGTACACTCTGCGGGCCTCAATCGGAGAAGGCTCATGGAGTCCCGAGGTCCATATCGCCGGCATTCGACGCCGTTCAAGTTGCAGCTTTGCCAAGATGTCCGAAACGGCGTCATCGGACGGCGCGACGCACAGCGGACATACGGCGTTTCGGCAAACCTCATACAGCTGTGGCTGACGCAGTTCGATCGCGGCGATCTGAACGATGAGGAGGCTGAGGCCGGCGTCATTGCCGAGTACGAGGCCCACATTGCGGCGCTTGAACGCAAGGTCGGCCAGCTCACCATGGAGCTGGACCTGGTTAAAAAAACACCGCGCCAGTTGATCGTCGGCGACAGCGGGAGCTCCTCCATCATCACCGGTCCCCGGCCTGCTCTGTCAGACGGGGGTGCAAAATGATCGATCTCCCGAGGAGCACTTACTATTACCGATCAACGGCAAAAGCTTTAAATCTCGGCGACAGCGAGCTCATTGCAATCATAGAGGACATCCAGGACGAGCTGCCTTGCTATGGATACCGACGCGTAACACACGAGCTTCAGCGAAGAGGCCACATCGTCAATCACAAGCGTGTCGCCCGCGTCATGCGGGCCAATGGCCTCGGGATCAAGCCTCGCAAGCGGTATGTTCGCACGACGGATAGCAACCACGGTTCGCCGATCTACCCGAACCTTTATCGCAATGTGATCCCGGCGCGGCCCGATATGGTCTGGGTGGCCGACTTCACGTACATCCGCATCGCCGCTGGTTTCTGCTATCTCGCTGTCATTCTCGACGCCTGCAGCCGGAAAGTCATCGGCTATGGCCTGTCAAAACGCCTGGATACGCCGCTGGCATTGGCAGCGTTGCGTTCGGCGCTCGAGAACAGAAAGCCTCCACCCGGCTGTATTCACCGTGAGCGTCCAGTGAGCTGTTTTTGCTGATCGGGCAAATCAGGCGATGTTCTGGCATTAGAACCAGCATTAGTGCTGACATAAATACCAGAGCAAAGA carries:
- a CDS encoding IS3 family transposase — translated: MIDLPRSTYYYRSTAKALNLGDSELIAIIEDIQDELPCYGYRRVTHELQRRGHIVNHKRVARVMRANGLGIKPRKRYVRTTDSNHGSPIYPNLYRNVIPARPDMVWVADFTYIRIAAGFCYLAVILDACSRKVIGYGLSKRLDTPLALAALRSALENRKPPPGCIHRERPVSCFC
- a CDS encoding transposase, translating into MESRGPYRRHSTPFKLQLCQDVRNGVIGRRDAQRTYGVSANLIQLWLTQFDRGDLNDEEAEAGVIAEYEAHIAALERKVGQLTMELDLVKKTPRQLIVGDSGSSSIITGPRPALSDGGAK
- a CDS encoding nucleoside hydrolase is translated as MARKLIILTDPGQDQAAPILMFLGQPQSFDVLGLVATAGNINLANTINNCLKLLELAGRPDIPVFAGCVHPLVRPLVMAEHVHGPTGLDGPDLPSPSILAQDQHGVDFIIDTVRAHPGEITICSLSPTTNLAMALREEPDIADKIQEIVAMLGAYFEVGNITPTAEFNCYVDPEAADIVLKSGVKTTLLPLDVTHRMLSNRERLDAMRAVGSRCGVALAEMLEFSAASDLKKYGWEGAPLHGLCVSAFMAAPQLFSGRDVIVSVELAGTLTTGMTVVDWWQITNRPKNAFYVRDCVASDSYRLLNQSLANLP
- a CDS encoding BMP family ABC transporter substrate-binding protein translates to MNRRTFLQGSAGAVAMGVALSAIPDFAGAAEGLVALVHTQAAGDNGPVDQMIAKLKQLSQEKGFEHRAIYAQDPATYEAIFRTLGDAGAAIVISTFNGVSEPFKALAPSYPQTKWIQLFGDAFNPPIANVVTVSYDYHLGCYLSGVFAAHITTSGKIGYVGGVSLPQLNADFNALKAGALSVRPEANVTSAFAGSFQDPAKGQEIATQMYNSGIDYIQTDAAATDSGIIAAANEKDGRLVSSISPSQYALGPKSVVSIVSLDFGVSLYNEISKALTSGWKGGTHEKTGLGNGVIDFIASPVFAEQSAGELAQKAKAAMLEVEKVRAGILDGSIVVPFNTTI